In Perognathus longimembris pacificus isolate PPM17 chromosome 3, ASM2315922v1, whole genome shotgun sequence, a single window of DNA contains:
- the Gzmm gene encoding granzyme M isoform X2, with amino-acid sequence MASLQKAGTHLCGGVLIHPKWVLTAAHCVTAPVRLLRLVLGLHDLHNHQDPGLTFHIQAAVKHPAFSPSLANDLVLLKLDGKVKPSRTIQPLPVVRRRRAIPAGTKCSVAGWGVTDSTEHLALRLQELDLRVLHIKMCNNSRFWDGVITPNMICLAADTQGQAPCKGDSGGPVVCGQGQVDGILSFSSKTCTNVFRPPVATAVSPYVPWIRKIIRC; translated from the exons ATGGCTTCACTGCAGAAAGCCGGCACACACCTGTGCGGGGGGGTCCTCATACACCCCAAGTGGGTGCTGACGGCAGCCCACTGTGTGACAGCACC GGTGCGGCTGCTGAGGCTGGTTCTGGGCCTTCACGACCTGCACAACCACCAGGACCCCGGCCTCACCTTCCACATCCAGGCAGCCGTCAAGCACCCAGCCTTCAGCCCGAGCCTGGCGAATGACCTCGTGCTGCTGAAG CTGGATGGGAAGGTGAAACCCAGCAGGACCATCCAGCCTCTGCCAGTGGTCAGAAGGCGCCGTGCCATCCCAGCAGGCACGAAGTGCAGTGTGGCCGGCTGGGGAGTGACGGACTCCACAGAGCACCTAGCTCTCAGATTGCAGGAGCTGGATCTCCGAGTGCTGCACATCAAGATGTGCAACAACAGCCGCTTCTGGGACGGAGTCATCACCCCCAACATGATCTGCCTGGCTGCGGACACCCAGGGCCAGGCCCCCTGCAAG GGTGACTCAGGTGGGCCCGTGGTATGTGGCCAAGGCCAGGTGGATGGAATTCTCTCCTTCAGCTCCAAGACCTGCACCAATGTCTTCAGGCCTCCCGTGGCCACTGCTGTGTCCCCCTATGTGCCCTGGATCAGGAAAATCATCCGCTGCTAg
- the Gzmm gene encoding granzyme M isoform X1 has translation MEARWFPLLLLLLLAFGALWAAGSSLETNIIGGHEVTPHSRPYMASLQKAGTHLCGGVLIHPKWVLTAAHCVTAPVRLLRLVLGLHDLHNHQDPGLTFHIQAAVKHPAFSPSLANDLVLLKLDGKVKPSRTIQPLPVVRRRRAIPAGTKCSVAGWGVTDSTEHLALRLQELDLRVLHIKMCNNSRFWDGVITPNMICLAADTQGQAPCKGDSGGPVVCGQGQVDGILSFSSKTCTNVFRPPVATAVSPYVPWIRKIIRC, from the exons CTGGCAGCTCACTGGAAACCAACATCATCGGAGGTCATGAAGTCACCCCCCACTCCCGTCCCTACATGGCTTCACTGCAGAAAGCCGGCACACACCTGTGCGGGGGGGTCCTCATACACCCCAAGTGGGTGCTGACGGCAGCCCACTGTGTGACAGCACC GGTGCGGCTGCTGAGGCTGGTTCTGGGCCTTCACGACCTGCACAACCACCAGGACCCCGGCCTCACCTTCCACATCCAGGCAGCCGTCAAGCACCCAGCCTTCAGCCCGAGCCTGGCGAATGACCTCGTGCTGCTGAAG CTGGATGGGAAGGTGAAACCCAGCAGGACCATCCAGCCTCTGCCAGTGGTCAGAAGGCGCCGTGCCATCCCAGCAGGCACGAAGTGCAGTGTGGCCGGCTGGGGAGTGACGGACTCCACAGAGCACCTAGCTCTCAGATTGCAGGAGCTGGATCTCCGAGTGCTGCACATCAAGATGTGCAACAACAGCCGCTTCTGGGACGGAGTCATCACCCCCAACATGATCTGCCTGGCTGCGGACACCCAGGGCCAGGCCCCCTGCAAG GGTGACTCAGGTGGGCCCGTGGTATGTGGCCAAGGCCAGGTGGATGGAATTCTCTCCTTCAGCTCCAAGACCTGCACCAATGTCTTCAGGCCTCCCGTGGCCACTGCTGTGTCCCCCTATGTGCCCTGGATCAGGAAAATCATCCGCTGCTAg